One Cuculus canorus isolate bCucCan1 chromosome 1, bCucCan1.pri, whole genome shotgun sequence DNA segment encodes these proteins:
- the LOC104064702 gene encoding collagenase 3, whose translation MTQSRFSTAFFFLLGLSFCLTIPIPVEDSHEFTEKDLQFAERYLRTHYDLRPNPAGIMRKSANTVASKLREMQAFFGLEVTGKLDEETYELMQKPRCGVPDVGEYNFFPRKLKWSKTNLTYRIMNYTSDLRRAEVDRAFKKAFKVWSDVTPLNFTRIRSGIADIMISFGTKEHGDFYPFDGPSGLLAHAFPPGPDYGGDAHFDDDEAWSDDSRGYNLFLVAAHEFGHSLGLEHSRDPGALMFPIYTYTGKTGFVLPDDDVQGIQELYGAGDKDPNPKHPKTPEKCDPELSLDAITELRGEMLVFKDRFFWRLHPQMVEAELVLLKSFWPELPNKIDAAYENPIKDLVFMFKGKKVWALNGYDIVEDFPKKIYEMGFPKAMKRIDAAVHIKDTGKTLFFSGNKYWSYDEEAEVMEAGYPRFIEEEFAGVGDRVDAVYERNGYLYFFNGPLQFEYSIWSKRIVRVLHTNSLFWC comes from the exons ATGACACAATCAAGATTTTCAactgccttctttttcttactgGGTTTGTCATTTTGCCTGACAATCCCTATTCCCGTTGAAGATAGCCATGAATTCACAGAGAAAGACCTTCAGTTTGCAGAG CGCTATCTCAGGACTCACTATGATCTCCGTCCAAATCCTGCTGGCATTATGAGGAAAAGTGCCAACACAGTGGCATCTAAACTTCGAGAAATGCAAGCTTTTTTTGGCTTGGAGGTGACAGGAAAATTAGATGAAGAAACGTATGAGTTGATGCAAAAACCAAGATGTGGTGTTCCAGATGTGGGGGaatataacttttttcctagaaaactCAAATGGTCAAAAACTAATTTGACGTACAG AATTATGAACTACACTTCAGATCTGAGACGTGCTGAAGTAGACAGAGCTTTCAAAAAAGCATTCAAAGTTTGGTCTGACGTGACACCACTGAACTTCACAAGAATACGAAGTGGCATAGCTGATATCATGATTTCCTTTGGAACTAAAG AGCATGGTGACTTTTACCCCTTTGATGGACCCTCTGGATTACTGGCTCATGCTTTCCCTCCTGGTCCAGACTACGGAGGAGATGCCCATTTCGACGATGATGAAGCTTGGTCAGATGATTCTAGAG GATATAACTTGTTTCTTGTTGCTGCCCATGAATTTGGTCATTCACTGGGACTTGAACACTCTAGAGACCCTGGAGCTCTGATGTTTCCAATTTACACATACACTggaaaaactggttttgtgcTTCCTGATGATGATGTGCAAGGGATCCAAGAGCTTTATG GTGCTGGAGACAAAGATCCAAACCCGAAACATCCCAAAACGCCGGAAAAATGTGATCCAGAATTATCACTTGATGCAATAACAGAACTTCGTGGAGAGATGCTGGTCTTCAAGGACAG GTTTTTCTGGCGACTGCATCCTCAGATGGTTGAGGCAGAACTGGTGTTACTTAAGTCCTTTTGGCCAGAGCTTCCAAACAAAATAGATGCAGCTTATGAAAACCCGATCAAAGATCTCGTGTTCATGTTTAAAG gaaagaaagtcTGGGCTCTGAATGGCTACGACATAGTTGAAGACTTTCCTAAAAAGATATATGAAATGGGGTTcccaaaagcaatgaaaagaatAGATGCAGCTGTCCATATTAAAGACACTGGCAAGACTCTCTTTTTTAGTGGAAATAAGTACTGGAG TTATGATGAAGAGGCAGAGGTTATGGAAGCAGGCTACCCCAGGTTCATAGAGGAAGAATTCGCAGGAGTTGGCGACAGAGTGGATGCAGTCTATGAAAGAAATG GTTATCTCTACTTCTTCAATGGACCACTGCAATTTGAATATAGCATCTGGAGCAAAAGAATTGTCCGTGTCCTGCATACTAATTCCCTGTTTTGGTGCTAA